In a genomic window of Acidobacteriota bacterium:
- a CDS encoding thiolase family protein, giving the protein MADWTAAELGVAATQEALRRAGLAPETVQEVIFGSARQAGGGPNVARQIGYRARIPESVPAYTVNQACASGLKSMLLAIQEIQLGQADVVVAGGTESMSRVPYFAEGARWGARLGHTQLVDGMYRDGFLCPLSGKIMGETAETLAVQYGISRREQDEFALRSHQRAEAAEAAGYFAAERMTLSRTDSRGRTQTLDRDEHPRAGMKIEDLAKLPPVFSKTGTVAAGNSSGITDGAAALVVLSEEAVTTHQISPLARVVGYTTVGLDPNVMGLGPVPATKKLLDCEKLSLDEIDLIELNEAFAAQVIACDRELGLDPERLNVNGGAIALGHPIGCTGTRIVVTLLHEMKRRQARRGLATLCVSGGLGIALLLENV; this is encoded by the coding sequence ATGGCTGATTGGACGGCGGCTGAACTTGGGGTGGCGGCAACCCAGGAAGCCCTCCGGCGGGCGGGTCTCGCACCGGAAACAGTGCAGGAAGTCATCTTCGGCAGCGCCCGGCAGGCTGGCGGCGGCCCAAACGTGGCGCGCCAGATTGGCTATCGGGCGAGGATTCCAGAGAGCGTTCCGGCCTACACGGTCAATCAGGCGTGCGCGTCAGGGCTGAAAAGTATGTTGCTCGCCATTCAGGAAATCCAGCTTGGACAGGCTGATGTGGTCGTGGCTGGGGGAACGGAATCAATGAGCCGTGTTCCTTACTTTGCCGAAGGTGCCCGGTGGGGCGCCCGCCTTGGTCATACACAACTGGTTGACGGTATGTACCGCGACGGCTTTTTGTGCCCGCTGTCCGGAAAAATTATGGGTGAAACCGCCGAAACCCTGGCCGTCCAGTATGGAATCTCCCGCCGTGAGCAGGATGAATTTGCACTTCGCTCACATCAGCGAGCCGAAGCGGCTGAAGCTGCCGGATATTTTGCCGCCGAACGGATGACGCTTTCGCGCACCGATTCCCGTGGCCGAACCCAAACCCTTGACCGGGATGAACATCCGCGTGCGGGAATGAAAATCGAGGATCTGGCCAAACTCCCACCGGTCTTTTCCAAAACCGGCACGGTTGCAGCAGGCAATTCAAGCGGTATCACCGATGGTGCGGCTGCCCTGGTGGTGCTTTCCGAAGAAGCCGTGACTACCCACCAGATTTCTCCACTGGCACGTGTTGTCGGATACACAACGGTTGGTCTTGATCCAAATGTGATGGGGCTTGGGCCAGTTCCGGCAACGAAAAAGCTCCTTGACTGTGAGAAACTCTCCCTGGATGAAATTGATTTAATCGAATTAAATGAAGCATTTGCCGCTCAAGTCATCGCCTGTGACCGCGAACTGGGCCTGGATCCTGAACGGCTCAACGTCAACGGCGGGGCGATTGCCCTCGGCCACCCAATCGGGTGTACTGGGACACGGATTGTGGTCACGCTGCTCCACGAAATGAAACGGCGACAGGCCCGACGCGGCCTTGCAACTTTGTGTGTGAGTGGTGGTTTAGGTATCGCGCTTTTACTCGAAAACGTTTAA
- a CDS encoding YggS family pyridoxal phosphate-dependent enzyme: protein MNVPSTFSERLDAIHSRIHAACARAGRTSDNITLVAVSKTKPVEMLQEAFEAGVRHFGENRVQEAATKIPHLPKAGLTWHLIGHLQSNKAKSAVELFDVIHSVDSIALATRLNRLAGEQNKRVPIFLQVHLGDEESKAGIDPAELPALFQTAAQLTHLKITGLMAIPPYFPDPEQVRPSFVTLRQLRDQLAAQFPDQSPLPFLSMGMSHDFEVAIEEGATHVRVGTALFGGRS from the coding sequence ATGAACGTTCCTTCAACTTTTTCTGAACGACTGGATGCCATTCATTCACGCATCCATGCGGCCTGTGCCCGAGCTGGTCGCACATCCGACAACATCACCCTGGTGGCGGTTTCCAAAACGAAGCCGGTTGAAATGCTGCAGGAAGCATTTGAAGCCGGCGTTCGTCATTTTGGGGAAAATCGTGTGCAGGAAGCCGCCACCAAAATCCCACACTTGCCCAAAGCGGGCCTTACCTGGCATTTGATCGGTCACTTACAAAGCAACAAAGCCAAATCGGCAGTGGAACTCTTTGATGTTATCCATTCGGTTGACTCAATTGCCCTCGCCACCCGATTGAATCGGCTGGCTGGCGAACAAAACAAACGTGTACCGATTTTCCTCCAGGTTCATCTTGGCGATGAAGAAAGCAAAGCAGGGATTGACCCGGCTGAACTTCCCGCCCTGTTTCAAACCGCAGCTCAACTGACACATCTAAAGATCACTGGATTGATGGCGATTCCACCCTATTTTCCTGATCCGGAGCAGGTTCGCCCATCTTTTGTGACCTTGCGGCAGTTACGCGATCAACTCGCGGCTCAATTCCCAGACCAGTCGCCACTTCCCTTTCTGTCAATGGGCATGAGTCATGACTTTGAAGTCGCCATTGAAGAAGGCGCCACCCACGTCCGGGTTGGGACAGCCCTCTTTGGCGGACGATCCTAA